From a region of the Helianthus annuus cultivar XRQ/B chromosome 5, HanXRQr2.0-SUNRISE, whole genome shotgun sequence genome:
- the LOC110941547 gene encoding GDSL esterase/lipase At2g23540 isoform X2 — MGQQHYAVPFLDPNSAGQVILYGVNYASGGGGIMNATGQIFVNRLSMDIHIDYFNITRKQIDKLLGASKAREHVMKKSIFSITIGSNNFLNNYLLPVLSIGARVSQSPDAFVDDLISHLRSQRLYQLDARKFIIGNVGPIGCIPYQRTINQLNENECVALPNQLALQYNAKLKDLVAELNDNIPGATFVHANVYDLVMELITNYDIYGFNTASKACCGNGGQYAGIIPCGPTSSLCEDRDKHVFWDPYHPSEAASVIIAKQLLQGDPKYVSPMGLKELQDLDL, encoded by the exons ATGGGGCAACAACACTATGCAGTGCCGTTTCTAGACCCGAATTCGGCGGGACAAGTTATATTATACGGTGTGAATTACGCCTCTGGTGGTGGAGGGATTATGAACGCCACCGGGCAAATATTT GTTAACAGATTATCTATGGACATCCATATAGATTATTTCAACATCACTAGAAAACAGATTGATAAACTTCTTGGTGCATCGAAAGCAAGGGAGCACGTCATGAAGAAATCGATCTTCTCGATCACTATCGGATCTAACAACTTCCTTAACAACTATTTGCTTCCTGTTCTCTCAATTGGAGCTAGGGTTTCACAGAGTCCTGATGCTTTTGTAGATGATCTCATTAGTCACCTCAGATCACAG AGACTTTATCAACTTGATGCACGAAAATTCATCATAGGAAACGTGGGGCCGATTGGATGTATTCCTTATCAGAGGACGATTAATCAACTGAATGAGAACGAGTGTGTTGCGTTGCCTAATCAACTCGCGCTTCAATACAATGCTAAATTGAAGGATTTGGTGGCGGAATTGAACGATAATATCCCGGGAGCCACTTTTGTTCATGCCAATGTATACGACTTAGTCATGGAGCTCATCACGAACTATGACATATACG GATTTAATACCGCAAGTAAAGCATGTTGTGGGAATGGAGGTCAGTATGCAGGGATTATTCCGTGTGGTCCGACGTCGAGTTTGTGTGAGGACAGAGATAAACATGTGTTTTGGGATCCTTACCACCCTAGCGAAGCTGCAAGCGTGATCATTGCTAAACAATTGCTCCAAGGTGACCCAAAATATGTGTCTCCTATGGGTCTCAAGGAACTTCAAGATCTAGATCTTTAG